A window from Kovacikia minuta CCNUW1 encodes these proteins:
- a CDS encoding BrnA antitoxin family protein yields MTTITIRMPEDVIEDLKQVAPLLGFSGYQPLVRAYIGQGLRADLERLEGDTVSALIASLKRHGVSDEVIQEALGEVTGH; encoded by the coding sequence ATGACAACGATCACAATTCGGATGCCTGAAGATGTGATTGAGGACTTGAAGCAAGTTGCACCCCTGCTTGGTTTTTCTGGGTATCAACCGTTAGTACGTGCTTATATCGGGCAAGGGTTGCGAGCTGACTTGGAGCGTTTGGAAGGTGATACGGTGTCTGCATTGATTGCAAGCCTCAAGCGTCATGGTGTCAGTGATGAAGTGATTCAAGAGGCACTAGGCGAAGTGACTGGGCATTAG
- a CDS encoding BrnT family toxin, translating to MDVYFVLNGITFVWNDEKARINPINHDGVTFQQAAEVFFDPLLVVVDASRNDEARDAVIGLDRRWNLLYVVFVERENDIIRIISARKATRKEWEFYET from the coding sequence ATGGATGTGTATTTCGTTCTCAATGGCATTACGTTTGTCTGGAATGACGAAAAAGCCAGAATCAACCCGATTAACCATGACGGTGTTACGTTTCAGCAAGCCGCAGAAGTCTTCTTCGACCCATTGCTTGTGGTCGTTGATGCAAGTCGTAATGATGAAGCGCGAGATGCTGTTATTGGTTTAGATCGGCGTTGGAATTTGCTATATGTTGTCTTCGTTGAGCGGGAAAACGACATCATTCGGATCATTTCAGCTCGTAAAGCAACACGCAAGGAGTGGGAATTTTATGAAACCTGA